One Natator depressus isolate rNatDep1 chromosome 5, rNatDep2.hap1, whole genome shotgun sequence DNA segment encodes these proteins:
- the LOC141988015 gene encoding LOW QUALITY PROTEIN: enamelin-like (The sequence of the model RefSeq protein was modified relative to this genomic sequence to represent the inferred CDS: inserted 1 base in 1 codon; deleted 1 base in 1 codon; substituted 1 base at 1 genomic stop codon), translated as MGGTCDKYSFSFDNFCHPREDTGXIPGSGTQLTSQPSLQGAFLDTRRHLSEPVTSQHDWERQTVNPSYPEREGFPCPEGEVWHHQQNSLVFEAGTMGQCEGSVYPSGTSLGQRGXISYPDSYSYGQRGDVLYSRGRFWDGRKNSPGISPGGQLGNPLYPPDSPSSQRQGSCYYQSELFDQLGHESYPGQRKWGHEQPLPEGSPAGQHGNPQYIPCDLTEQQVYFQYSTDNPSSLGGDLPYNEINPWAPEENFPAYDMPSLPKQTGNIPFHSSGVFGRREHPLGQFVGLGV; from the exons ATGGGCGGCAc gtgcgacaagtactccttttcttttgacaacTTCTGTCATCCAAGGGAAGATACTGGTTGAATCCCAGGTTCTGGGACACAACTGACAAGCCAGCCGTCCCTTCAGGGTGCCTTTTTAGATACAAGGAGACATCTGTCTGAGCCGGTAACCAGTCAGCATGACTGGGAGAGACAGACAGTTAACCCTTCCTATCCTGAAAGAGAAGGTTTTCCCTGTCCAGAAGGTGAGGTGTGGCATCACCAGCAAAACTCCCTGGTCTTTGAAGCAGGCACAATGGGGCAGTGCGAAGGCTCGGTGTACCCATCAGGTACCTCGTTGGGCCAGAGGG GCATTTCCTACCCTGACAGTTATTCCTATGGTCAAAGGGGAGATGTGCTTTACTCTAGGGGCAGATTTTGGGATGGGAGAAAAAACTCTCCTGGCATCAGCCCAGGAGGGCAACTGGGAAATCCCTTATATCCTCCAGATTCTCCTTCAAGTCAGAGGCAAGGAAGCTGCTATTATCAAAGCGAACTCTTTGATCAGCTAGGGCATGAGTCTTACCCTGGACAAAGAAAATGGGGCCATGAGCAGCCCTTGCCTGAGGGCAGCCCAGCTGGACAACATGGGAACCCACAGTACATCCCATGTGATCTAACAGAGCAGCAGGTCTATTTCCAGTACTCTACAGACAATCCATCCAGCCTTGGGGGAGATTTACCGTATAATGAAattaacccctgggctcctgaagAGAATTTTCCAGCTTATGacatgccc tccctcccaaagcaAACGGGAAATATTCCATTTCATTCTAGTGGTGTGTTTGGAAGGAGAGAGCACCCCCTTGGGCAATTCGTGGGACTAGGAGTATAA